The Saprospiraceae bacterium genome includes a window with the following:
- a CDS encoding CAP domain-containing protein translates to MKWIMLLSFLFVGTVENDFAEPAIEQKKLMIDSVNNIRSKGCYCGRRYMEPVQPIVWDGILYKSAFTQAKEMKDFNFFAHFSKDGLNIGERLQKAGYNWMVAGENLGEGQKTFEEVLNDWLKSYQHCTMLMHPRVEEMAVAKVDKYWVQHFGKKMPEKNKQQNPISKKE, encoded by the coding sequence ATGAAATGGATCATGCTTTTAAGTTTTTTATTTGTAGGAACAGTTGAAAATGATTTTGCTGAACCTGCAATTGAACAAAAAAAACTGATGATAGATTCAGTCAATAACATCAGAAGCAAAGGGTGCTATTGTGGAAGAAGGTACATGGAACCAGTGCAACCGATAGTCTGGGATGGTATATTGTACAAAAGTGCTTTTACCCAGGCAAAAGAAATGAAGGATTTTAATTTTTTTGCTCACTTCTCCAAAGATGGTCTCAATATAGGCGAGAGACTTCAGAAAGCAGGATATAATTGGATGGTCGCAGGAGAAAATCTCGGCGAAGGACAAAAAACATTTGAAGAAGTCCTTAACGACTGGTTAAAAAGTTATCAACACTGCACCATGCTGATGCACCCGAGAGTGGAAGAAATGGCAGTCGCAAAAGTTGACAAATACTGGGTACAGCATTTCGGTAAAAAAATGCCTGAAAAAAATAAACAACAAAACCCTATATCAAAAAAAGAATGA
- a CDS encoding ROK family protein, giving the protein METLWGIDLGGTKIEGIVLNPATGDILTRQRIPTEGQFGYHHVLSQIKKMVDLLAANTGLKPVKIGMGTPGSYDPIQYAMKNCNSTSLNGQNLNEDINSLVGIPFILSNDANCFAVAETNFGCIKDHMPEAKVVFGVIMGTGVGGGLVVDGKVLNGRQGICGEWGHNHLDDSGGSCYCGKTGCVETIISGPALEKFYEQISGARKSLKEIVDAYRKEGDIHATATMERLFHFFGKAVSVVINIIDPDAIVIGGGVGNIDELYTKGVEEVKKHVFNLRLDTKFFKPTLGDSAGVFGAAFL; this is encoded by the coding sequence ATGGAGACCCTTTGGGGTATTGACCTTGGTGGTACAAAAATTGAAGGTATTGTTCTTAATCCTGCCACCGGAGATATATTAACCAGACAACGCATACCTACTGAAGGCCAATTTGGTTATCATCACGTGCTTTCACAAATCAAAAAAATGGTGGACCTCCTTGCTGCCAATACGGGACTGAAACCTGTAAAAATCGGTATGGGTACACCGGGGAGTTATGATCCGATACAATATGCGATGAAAAATTGTAACAGCACATCACTCAATGGTCAAAATCTAAATGAAGATATCAACTCATTAGTGGGTATTCCTTTTATTCTGAGCAATGATGCAAACTGTTTCGCAGTCGCAGAAACTAATTTCGGGTGCATAAAAGATCACATGCCCGAGGCTAAAGTTGTTTTCGGAGTGATTATGGGCACAGGGGTTGGCGGCGGATTGGTTGTTGATGGAAAAGTTCTCAATGGCAGACAAGGTATCTGTGGAGAGTGGGGACACAATCACCTTGATGATTCAGGAGGATCATGCTACTGTGGTAAAACCGGATGTGTCGAGACGATCATTTCTGGGCCAGCTCTGGAAAAATTTTACGAACAGATATCAGGGGCAAGGAAATCATTAAAAGAAATTGTGGATGCTTACAGAAAGGAGGGCGATATACATGCCACAGCAACTATGGAAAGATTATTTCATTTTTTTGGAAAAGCTGTATCTGTGGTGATCAATATCATCGATCCAGATGCCATAGTGATCGGCGGAGGAGTCGGAAATATTGATGAGCTGTATACTAAAGGAGTTGAAGAAGTTAAAAAACATGTTTTTAATCTTCGATTAGATACAAAATTCTTCAAGCCAACGTTGGGAGATTCTGCCGGTGTTTTTGGTGCTGCATTTTTATAA